The genomic segment TCCAAACGGTAAACCTATGCAATTTAAAAGTAGAAGAAAGGTCACAAAACATGAATCATTAAAGACCTGGAAACAATTGCTCTCATCAAATTGGGTTGAATTCGATTTTGAAATGAATAAGAGTGCTTGAAAGGCTTTTTATTCAAATGGGCATTTTCCTTTTCACTAGTTATTATGTATTTATGTATTTATGACTTTCTAGATTGCTAAATACTTTCCATAAACTTCTCAAATTAGCCTTTATATTCACAGCTGTAATTACTGGATGGACTTCTTTTATTCTTTTATCCAGCACAACATTTAATATAGAGATTAAGGAATTAATAACTAAAATGTATTTGAATCAAAAGAATTTTATCTTTAATGTAAAAGATTTATCACTTCTACTTGTTAAAGATGCAAATGAGCGTCTTTCTGAGAAAAATCAAGGAAAAATTCCATTAAACAATTCTAAATTAAATTAATAAAATTGACAAATAAAACACTTTATCTGGCCTCTCCATATGGCTTCTCTGAGCACTGGAGGCTGAAACTTCTACCTGACTTTGTATCTAAATTGGAGTTTATGGGGGCGAGTGTTTTGGAACCTTTTGATCGTAATAGTCATATTGATATTTCTGCGCCTGGTTGGGCCAATAAAGTTGCTAATTCAAACTTAAACGATTTGAGGCAAGCTGATGGCTTATTCGCAATAGTTAATGGATCGCCCCCCGATGAGGGAGTAATGGTTGAGATTGGGGTCGCTATTGCTTTAGGAAAAACTACATTTTTATTTAGAGATGATTTTCGTAAATGTTCTGATTCTAATGAATACCCCCTTAACTTAATGGTCTTTCTTGGGTTGCCTTCTGATTCATGGAATGATTACTATTATTCTTCTTTGGATGACCTAGATTGTAAAAAGAAAGCTATTTATAAATGGTTGAGAAATGAAATCTAATGTATATAATTTCAATTAATCTATATATTTAAGTCATTTCAATTCTCTTTGTTTACATGATATGATCTACTAAAAGATTCTTTTATTATTATATTTTAAATGAAGGATATTTTATTTAACGTTAATGAAATACGGATAGAAATATCTTTTAAATCTTTTGATGAACTTCGTAAGATTCTATCTTTTTATCAGCGAAATAATCTTTATAAAATTAATGTACCCTGTAAAAATACTTTAAAAAAAGATTTTCTTTTAAAGTCGATTGAAATTGCAAAAGATGAGTTTCCAAGTATAGATATTATTCCTCACTTTAGTATTCTCCATGAATTTAAAAGAAACATGATTAATACTCAGGATTCTTTAGTTAATTTTATGGAAGCTGTTATATATAATGGATGCAAGCATGTACTTCTTGTTTCTGGTTCTCAAAAAAGAGCGTCAATAGATTCTGTTTCTGCTTTATATATGCTTAAAGACAATTCTTTGTTTTTTAATCAAGATATTTCTTTTGGCGTAGCATTTAATCCTTACCTACCTCCCTATTTGTTTGATGAAGAGATTTTAAGATTAGAAAAGAAACTTCAATCAGGTTTAGTTAGTTCTATCTGGATTCAATTTGGTACCGATTATCAACTTCTCAAAAGTAGGATTGAAATACTCTCAAGGATGATATCCGCGACTATTAATAAAAATCCTAAAATTTCAAAAATTATTTTATTTGGTAGTATTTTAATTCCTTCTAAGCAATTTCTAGCTAGGTTTAAGTACCGACCATGGAAAGGTGTTTATTGTTCTAATGAATTTTTAGAATCAGAGGAAATGGCTCATAAAATAATTACAAATCTATTAAAGACTTATAAACAAAATGAAATTTGCCCACTTATTGAGACAAATATTACTACAGATGAACATTTGAAAAAATTATCAAATATCTTTAATGTATAGATTAAATATTAATTACTCTTAAATTAAATGTATCTGAAATAGCTTAAATTTAAAAAATTATACCTAAGTTCTAGTTAGAACTTCATGAATATGTTTTGTCTAAAATAGTTTTTAAATTAAAATTTTGCATAGAATTTTTGATGTATAGCTTTTTCTTGTAAAGCCCCACACAGAACTGAAATAATGGTTTATAGGGATTCATCTCCATTTTAATATAAAAATTTGTTTAGGTTGGGATGCAGCTTTTTCTATCCGAGCTTTGAACTTGCTAGAAGGCTGAACTAACTCATTTGGTTAAGCAAGATTAGAAAAATTATTACTATAAACAAATGTAAAGCATTTATGAATTTTTGTAAATCTTCTTCTTTTCTGGCCTCCCTTCTATTCTTTTGTTGAAAGGAGTAAGGTTTTTGTGGTGGCAATCTGTTAGAAAGGTTTCTTAGCTTTTTTAAATATATATCCTTTTTCAATTTGAGCAGTCTTTAACTAAGCCCTCTTTCCCCTTGGTGTCACACCCTAGGCCGATGTTTGTAGCTTTGTGTTCGAGAGAAGACCCATCAGTTCTTCGCAGTCCATGGGAAATTCCATTAATTTAAAGTATATGAGCCATTAAAAATGTTTTCATCACGGAAAAAAACACCTCAGAAGGAGATCCTTCAAGTTAGTTCTTTCGCTGAGGATACCTTTTTGCTTAGAAGAGGTTCTGAAGCTACTAGGTACAAGCTTGCAGCCTTGATGATGTTTGTAGCAGGCTTTGGCTTACTAACTCTTGGTACTTGGGTCCTTAATGATTTTAATTTTCTAACTTTTACAAATTGAGTATCTAGTTTGATTTTAAACTTGCTAATACTGATTAGAATTTTTCATTATTTTCTAGTATTTAATTACTAAAAATCCCTTAGTTTTATTACATTTTAAGATTTTATCTTTAGTGATTTAAACTCTGAATATAGCAATTATAAAATGACTTACTCTTGGGATCAATATTTTTCACATTACTCAGATTGGGATGATGCACATTGCTTTAATGTAAGAATCGAACTCAAATTCGAGGATGAAATAAAACAGCTTGGCTATACTGAATACGTTAGTACTGATGATATTTATCTAGAGAGTAAATACATCTCGAATGAGACTCTACCTATAAGTAAAACCTATAGAAAGAGCGATAATGAGATATTATTGTCTTTCGATGTTCCTTACGATTGGTCGATTGATACTGATTGGGAGGATAAAGCTCTTGTTCTTCTTGGGCTATGCGACGTATGGGTCATAGACTCATCTGTTGAAGATAAATAAATTATTAATCCATATTTTTTAAACTACAGAATATTTTTAATTACATTTATGAGTAAAAAATAAGTGCAAGACCTTTTTGGGTTAGGTAAAACTCTTTCTCTTCTCGACTTAAATCCATTGATAATTCCTCACCTTCTTTAATTGCTTGCTCATAAGGCGGTTTTGATGGGGAATTACCTTTATAAATTGCTGCAATTCCTAATGGAGTCGCGTTCCATGCGAAATTAGCTGTTTCTCCAATGAGAGGCTCATCCAAAGCTTCTTCAAGAAGATTTGATGAGTTTGATTTTGGTCGAATTGTTGTTGATGTCATGCTTATATTTAAGATTTCTTATAAAAAAAACTTGTTTAGTTATCCTTAGAAGAACGTATACACTCACTTTCTAGTGCATTTGATTGTTTTATGCGTCATTTTTGTTGATCTCTGCATCCTTTAGAATCCCTAGCTTTTTTATAATTTCTTTGAGATAGATAGATTTTATATAACCATTTAAAATAAATTCTTATTATTTATCTTGTATCATTTTTTGAAACAGGAGAAATTTTTTAAACTGCTCAAATAACTCTTTGTTGAAATTTTCTTTGGATTTAGATAAAATATAATCTGAAGTATAGCTGTACTTTTTTGTGTTGTAAGTTATACCTTTATCTGAGATCAATTCATCAAGATCGTTATAGTTGAAGGATGGGTTATCTATATTATTTACTTTGTAATAAAGGTTATTTTCAATTTGATCATTAGAATTTTTAAGATCGAAGCCAATTCTCGCCATCAATGCTTCTTCTACTAATATCCCTACCACTTTTGATTGGCTTAGCTTTTCTTTATTGGCAATTTTGGATATCGTCTTTTGAGCATTAATTGATGGAAGATAGCCAATCCTTTTTCTTATGGAGGGCATACATATATATCTAGATGAAATTTAATTTACTTTACCTTTTGGTTGAATTTCAAATATTTTATGTATTTCTTGACCTCATAAGTTTAAAAAATCCAATCAGCAAGCATTATTTTTGCTTTCTCCATCTCATTATTAGCCTTATGCTCATTTATTTTTTTTAGAGCTGAATATGCCATTTCTCCTTGTTCCCAAAAACGAATATGATTTATAGGGCTTAGAAGATTATATTCACTTCCAGAATTTGTATTTTTATTAGGCATTAGTTTATCAATAAAGAGTTATTTCTTAAATTGAATTAAATTATTTTCTCCAATTCCAGAATAGACTATTGACTCACCTTTCTATTAAAAACTAAAAATATAGTAAATATATTCTCTAGGGATTTACTACTAACTATAGCTATATTAATAAGATTCTAGATATATTATTTGATTGAGTGTTTCTTGTCTTCGGAAAATTCTGGTTTCTCTTTCTTTTTTCTTCTGCCGTCTGAAAGTTCTAATAGAGTTGAAAGTTGTTCATAAACTGATCTGAGTGATGATAACTCAGGAAGTAAACCATCGTTCCTGAGGTCTTCATCCATATATCTAAGCTCTTGTCTTACATAGGAGAGAATTGATTTTGCTTCATCTCTTTTTGGGCCAGCCATATTTTTTAAAATTTTTTGAAAAGATACAACAAAAATGAACTGAATTAAGATTTCAACTGCGTATCAAGACAATGTGTCTCTACTCAATATCTTTTATCTTTTATCAATAATCTTTTTTGAGTTTTAAGATTTAGTTTTGATTCAATAAATAAAAGTAATAAATAAATTATTTATTTATTACTTTTATTAAAATTTAAATTATTAGAAGTTTATTCTTTTATGATCTCAGATCTTGTCATTATTGGAGGTGGTGCCTCTGGCTTTATGGGAGCAATCACCGCGATTACTAATGGACTTAGATCAGTTGTGATTCTAGAAGGCACCTCAAAAGTACTTGAAAAAGTTAGAATTAGTGGTGGTGGCAGATGTAATTTAACCAACTCATGTTTTGAGATTTCTGATTTAGTAAATAATTATCCAAGAGGAGAAAAGCAACTATTAGGATTGTTTAATCGATTTTCTACAACTGAAGCTTTTGATTGGTTTCAGGAGAAAGGACTTAGTCTTAAAGTAGAGAAAGATGGCAGAGTATTTCCTTGCTCTGATTCTTCTGAAGAAGTTATAAGTTGTTTGACTAATGTTGCGAAAAACTCAGGTGTAAAGGTATTAACTAATTCTTATGTAAAGCAAATAAGCAAAATAGAAGGTGGCTTTAACTTATTAGTCAAAGGGGACAATTCCTTTAAAGCCAAGAATATTTTAATTTGTACTGGTGGTCATCCTAGTGGACGTAGATTAGCAATGAGTCTAGGGCACTCTATTATTCATCCTGTTCCCTCTCTTTTTTCTTTTTCTACTGTAGATAGCTCATTAAGAGATTGCTCAGGTATTACTTTAGATGTTCAAGTCAAACTCAATGTTAACAACAAAAAATATTCTGGAAAAGGTCCTATCTTGATAACTCATAAAGGCTTTAGCGGCCCAGTCATACTTAGACTATCTGCATTTAGTGCTAGAAATCTATACGATAATAAATACAAAGCTGAATTAAGAATAAATTGGCTTTGTATGAATGAGAATGAAGCTAGATTGAAAATTGATTTATATAAATTAGAAAATGGTAAGAAATTAATCTTCAATTATAAACCTTTCCATAAACTTCCACGAAGCTTATGGAAATCTTTTCTCTTAAGCTTAAATATTGACTCACAATTGAAATGGGCTGAGCTATCTAAATCCAAAAAAGAGTCTTTAATCAAATATTTAATAATGAAAACCTATCTTATAAAGGGTCGTGGTCCTTTTGGTGAGGAATTTGTAACTGCAGGAGGAGTATCACTTAAGGAAATTAATTTTAAAACTATGGAAAGTAAGATAACTAAGGGGTTATTCTTCGCTGGAGAAGTATTAGATATTGATGGTGTTACTGGTGGTTTTAATTTCCAACATTGTTGGACAAGTGGCTGGGTAGCAGGAAAATCAATAGTTATTAAGTAGTCATAACTTGAAGCAATATTTACAAATTTTTAATATTGAATAGCTTAAAAAAAATTAAATATGTGTAAATTTAATTTTACCCAAGTGAAGCGATTAGTGCTGGTATCGCAACTGCTATTAGACCGATAGCAGCTGTCGCAGTAAGTAGTGAAGTGCTCACAGCATTTTGATGTTTATTAAATAGTACAGGCTAGGTTTGGTTGTTATTGTCGGTATTAATACAATTCAAAATAACTTTTGTACGCTCCTTTTGTTGGCTAGAGCGGATGATTTACTAATGGCCCCCAATTTTGATAATTGTATTTCATATAAACTTCAGCTTTCTTTCTTTTACGAAACCCACTAAAAAGACAAGCTTATCACGATAAGTAATATTACTTATCGTGATAAGCTTGTCTTTTTGTTTCCACGCTTGATGCACTTACATATCTAAAGTTCAGTTCAATTGTTCTAGGTTAAATTGCTTAATTCAATCTTCTATAAATCCGTATTCAAGGACTTTGCTTTTCTGATTTTGAGAGTATTTACAGGAGCACTATTAATTCACCATGGATTTGAAAAGTTAAATGACATCAACAATTTTGCTGATGCTTTTGTACGTCCTCTTCACTTACCATTTCCAGTCACCCTCTCTTACATTGCCGCAGGATCTGAGATTGGTGGTAGTTGGTTATTGATACTTGGTCTAGGTACAAGACTAGGAGCATCAGCAATTCTAGGTACTATGAGTGTTGCCATTTATCACGCAATCGTTACTTCAGGTTTCAACATCTATTTATTGGAACTCTTAGCCCTTTATTTTAGTTCTGCGTTTTCAATTATTTTGTTGGGACCAGGTATGTTCTCCGCTGACTACCTCATTAATGAAATTCTTAAATCCAATCCTGATTTTATTTTTTCAATTTTTACTCAACAACTATCAAGTAAAACCGAATCAATTTCAAAAAAAGAATTACCTAAATCTATAAAACAAAAGAGATCATTTGATTTTCCTTTTACTAACTTCTTATCTTCTTGACCAAATTAGATTTATTTTTTATCGGTATCTTTTTTCTTCATTGATAAGTAAAACCACATCCATGTAGGTAAAGTAATAAAAAAACCAATTAGTATAATATAACTTTTTGTTGTGTCCCAAGCCGCTTTATCACAATCTTCTTTTATTTTAATTGGAGGACTTACTTTACTGCTTAAGTCCCTGCAAATATTTAATCCATGAATACTAAGCGTTCCATATGTTATTGCTGTTGGAACCGTAGCAAGTGATATTGCGAGTATTAAATTGCCCAACCTCAGGTTGAGGTCTTTTCTTTTTTGTTGATCCATACATATATTTTCATCCAAATCTTTGATATGGCACTGTATGTTTCTTATTTTTTTACAAATCAGTAAGCTTTTTAAAAAATAGGACCTAAATTTCTAGCTCTGTATTTTCAAAAGTCAAAATCTATCTACTTTTCTTGTAATTATTAGTTTTATATCTTTTTTTGTGATTAACTTGCTTTAAAGTTTGGTGATAACTTGTGGGTTTATAAATTTTGTAAATTTGTAGATGCTTTATATACTAATCTTAGGCTAAAGTTAATTCCTTGTAGTAATTAATCTATTTTATAATGTCCACAAGTAAGAGAGAAGAAGTTAGTTCGCATTTGCGTTATATCAGGCAAGAACTTCGAGACTTGGATCAAATGCTTGGCCAATATGGCTTGTTGCCGGAGTTGTCTGAGCTGAAAGAGGTGTATAACTCTTTAGATGCTCTTCACCAATTACTTTCAGGTAAAGTTAAAAAGAAACCTAAGCCCGAGTTTGATGATTGATATGATTATTTTCTATTTGAAGAGAAATTTGATACTTTTTAAATTTTAATCTTTGTATTGTTCAGTTTTGACCGTGACTTGCAAAAAAATACTATCACCAAATATAGTTAAGGAAATAATTCAACTTGTAAATTATAAAAATTGAAGAATTTATTATTAATAATGTAAAACTTAAAACCCTATGAAATTAAATTGCAAATAATTAACTTTAAGATTATTTAAAACTCTCTATTAAATTTAATTTGGAATCAAAGTAAGGAACTGAAAAGAATAAATTTATCTGAAATTCTTATAAATCCCTCGATACTTGGACAGATTTCTTATTAATTAATATTCATATTCTCACCACTTTTTAATTTAGATTTTTGTTGAAAAAATATTTTTTTCTAGTATGTCATTAATAATTATTTCTTTAACAAATACTTGTATTACTACTGCCATTGGAATTGCTAGCAACAAACCAAGTGGACCAAAAATAATAGTAAAAATAAATTGAGCAGTAATTGTCAAACCTGGCAGTAATTTGACTTGTTTGTGCATTATTGAAGGAGTTATTACATAGCTCTCAATATTTTGAATGATTATATATAAGCCAAGAACAGCAAGTGATTTCCATGGAGTATCTAGCAATGCAACAGAAAGTGGAAAAATAGTGCTTATCGTTGGGCCTACATTTGGTATAACATTTAATACACCAGCTATTAAAGCATTAGCGATTACAAGCTTTATTCCTAATATATAAAGTCCAATAGAGACTAGTATAGCTACACAAATTGAGCTTAGTAGAACCCCAGCCATCCAACTACTTAAGGCATTTCCGCATCTTAATAAGATTGTTCTTGCACGCCTTCTATAAAATGATGGGACTAGTAATATGGCAACTTCTCTATATGATTGAGGCTGTAACGTTATCATTAAACCAACTGATATTATAAAGATTAATTGAAGAATTCCTATTCCAACATTACTTACTAAACCAACCAACTTTGTGATGCTATCTGTTACAGCGTTGGCAAGACTCGCACCATCTGGAATCATACTAAGCTTATTAGTCAAGATTGATTGATCTGCTAAATCAGGAATATTGTCTTTATATACAAGCTCAGAAAAATTTAAGAAGGTATTTATTGATAGTTCCCATAGTTTGCTTGCTGCTGAAGGTATTTGATTTATTAACTCTTGAAACTCGCTGGTGAATTGCGGTATTATTATTACTATTGAAATACTTGAAATTAGAATTATAGAAATTATTGTTATTACTAATGATATCCACCTAGGAATTTTAAAAAAATCTCTTATTTTACCTGTAATTGTACAAAGAGCCATAGCAATTATTATTGAAGCAAAAAATAGTATGACTATTTCTTTTAAACCCCATAAAATCAATACAGAAATAATTAAAGCTGTTATTGATAGAAAGCTAGTCTGTTTCAATTTAAATAATTAATTCTGAGATAGGGAATTTGCATATCTTGAAGCGAAACGCATAAATCTCTCGAATTCTTCTTCTGAATTCCAATTATAGGTCGACTTAACTTCCTTAACATGATCTTCTGAAATAGATAAATCTATTTTTTTTGTTGAAAGTACACCTTCGGAATCAATTAGAAACATTCTTTGTACAGATTTATAATTCGTTAGTGTTATTGTTTTAGGTTTGTAAAATTTATATACGGCTTTACCTTTTTTGCCATCAAGGTTTCTAAATAAACGAATTTCAGGTTGATCTTTTTCGTTTTCCCCTTTAACAAATTGAATTGCAACATTCTCATTGATTTTAGTCATCTTTTCTTTTAATTTAATTAATAGAAATTTCTTTATGAAAACTATAAGGGATTGAGCTTCTCATTTAAGATTTTATTTAATGATGATTTTAGGCTTAAACCACTAAGATTAATTGAATTTATATTAGTTGTTTTCTTAAGCTCATATTCATAACACTTGTCATAATAATCCAGCATGGATTCACAGGCTTTTGACCATTCTTTTCTTTTAATTGCCGTTAATGCCTCTTTTGTTCTTTGCGGACCTAATCTTTTACTTATTCTATTTACAGCATTATTTAATTCAGTTTGAGAATTTTGGCTATAAACATGGACTAAATTTTTTACCCGTTCATCCTTGTCTTTAATTATTTCTATGATCGGTGCTTTTTTCATTTTTGTATACAAACTATTTGGTATACGACACTTACCTAGATTAGAACTTTCAGCTTCAAGCCATATCTCTATTGCGCTATTTTTTTGAAAGCTATCAAGAGATTCTGCGAGAATATTTTCAAATTGTTGTGTTGAAGGCTGCTCCTTCATACCTAATGAACCAAAACTACTCCCTCTATGATTAGCGATTCCCTCTAGATCAATTACATGTATATTTTCTTCATTTATATAATTTAATAAGTCTGTTTTTCTTGTACCTGTTTTACCTCCTAAAAGTCTTATTGGTAAATCAGCCTCAAATTGATTTAGGACCCATTTTCTATAGGTTTTATATCCACCTTTTAATAAATATGTCCTAATACCTATTGTTCGAGCAAGCCAGGCAAAAGCACTAGATCTCATACCACCTCTCCAGCAATATATTCGTAATGATTTGTTTTTTCCTTCTTCTTTTGTGGTGATTTGAAGGATTATTTCTAATAGATTTTTAGCATTAGGAATGGTTACTTTTAAACCATGAAGAATTGCTTTTAAGCGACTTTCTTTTTTATAACTTTTACCAATTGTCTCTCTTTCGCTATCAGAAAACAAAGGAATATTAACAGCACCCGGCCAATGACCTTGGTAAAATTCGCTGGGACTTCTTACATCAATAATTGGGCTGGCTAAATTTCGAAAATCCGTAACGGGATAGCTCGAATTGGTAGGTTTCTCTGACATAGTATTAGTGCTTAGGTCATTTTAGGCCTGCAGTTGATCATGACTGAAGAAAAATCACATCCAAGCAAAGAGAGCATAGAGGAGTTCTTGGGGGCATTTAAAATGGCTTCAGAAAGGAAACGACTCGGATTGTTAAATCGTTTAGAAGAGAGGGTTGAGGAACTTCTTGGCCTTGGATCAACTTTAATGTCTGGTTTTGATCCTGGTGTTTGTGACTGGACTCCTGGCTTCATTTTGCAAGTTATTCATAAAACTGATAAAGATTTCATAAGAAATACTCTCAATTGCGATAACCTTTCTTGGTTCGATTCCCCATCAGATGTTGGTTTTGATTATTCACCACTTCAGCGATTTTTGTTAAATGAAAGTTATGAGGATGCCGACCGCTTTACAAGCTCGAAACTTAGAGAACTTGCAGGAGAAAAGGCAGTAAAAAGAGGGTATGTTTATTTCTCTGAGGTTGATTCAATACCTTCTATTGATTTATCAACTTTGGATAAACTTTGGGTTGTTTATTCCAGAGGAAAA from the Prochlorococcus marinus str. NATL2A genome contains:
- a CDS encoding NAD(P)/FAD-dependent oxidoreductase, which translates into the protein MISDLVIIGGGASGFMGAITAITNGLRSVVILEGTSKVLEKVRISGGGRCNLTNSCFEISDLVNNYPRGEKQLLGLFNRFSTTEAFDWFQEKGLSLKVEKDGRVFPCSDSSEEVISCLTNVAKNSGVKVLTNSYVKQISKIEGGFNLLVKGDNSFKAKNILICTGGHPSGRRLAMSLGHSIIHPVPSLFSFSTVDSSLRDCSGITLDVQVKLNVNNKKYSGKGPILITHKGFSGPVILRLSAFSARNLYDNKYKAELRINWLCMNENEARLKIDLYKLENGKKLIFNYKPFHKLPRSLWKSFLLSLNIDSQLKWAELSKSKKESLIKYLIMKTYLIKGRGPFGEEFVTAGGVSLKEINFKTMESKITKGLFFAGEVLDIDGVTGGFNFQHCWTSGWVAGKSIVIK
- a CDS encoding GUN4 domain-containing protein, whose protein sequence is MTEEKSHPSKESIEEFLGAFKMASERKRLGLLNRLEERVEELLGLGSTLMSGFDPGVCDWTPGFILQVIHKTDKDFIRNTLNCDNLSWFDSPSDVGFDYSPLQRFLLNESYEDADRFTSSKLRELAGEKAVKRGYVYFSEVDSIPSIDLSTLDKLWVVYSRGKFGFTVQAKILDSLGGRYDKLWPRIGWKKDGIWTRYPKAFNWSIEAPNGHMPLVNQLRGVRLMDALLNHQGFKAKS
- the mnmH gene encoding tRNA 2-selenouridine(34) synthase MnmH codes for the protein MSEKPTNSSYPVTDFRNLASPIIDVRSPSEFYQGHWPGAVNIPLFSDSERETIGKSYKKESRLKAILHGLKVTIPNAKNLLEIILQITTKEEGKNKSLRIYCWRGGMRSSAFAWLARTIGIRTYLLKGGYKTYRKWVLNQFEADLPIRLLGGKTGTRKTDLLNYINEENIHVIDLEGIANHRGSSFGSLGMKEQPSTQQFENILAESLDSFQKNSAIEIWLEAESSNLGKCRIPNSLYTKMKKAPIIEIIKDKDERVKNLVHVYSQNSQTELNNAVNRISKRLGPQRTKEALTAIKRKEWSKACESMLDYYDKCYEYELKKTTNINSINLSGLSLKSSLNKILNEKLNPL
- a CDS encoding nucleoside 2-deoxyribosyltransferase, which encodes MTNKTLYLASPYGFSEHWRLKLLPDFVSKLEFMGASVLEPFDRNSHIDISAPGWANKVANSNLNDLRQADGLFAIVNGSPPDEGVMVEIGVAIALGKTTFLFRDDFRKCSDSNEYPLNLMVFLGLPSDSWNDYYYSSLDDLDCKKKAIYKWLRNEI
- the psb28 gene encoding photosystem II reaction center protein Psb28, whose product is MTKINENVAIQFVKGENEKDQPEIRLFRNLDGKKGKAVYKFYKPKTITLTNYKSVQRMFLIDSEGVLSTKKIDLSISEDHVKEVKSTYNWNSEEEFERFMRFASRYANSLSQN
- a CDS encoding DoxX family protein — protein: MLNSIFYKSVFKDFAFLILRVFTGALLIHHGFEKLNDINNFADAFVRPLHLPFPVTLSYIAAGSEIGGSWLLILGLGTRLGASAILGTMSVAIYHAIVTSGFNIYLLELLALYFSSAFSIILLGPGMFSADYLINEILKSNPDFIFSIFTQQLSSKTESISKKELPKSIKQKRSFDFPFTNFLSS
- a CDS encoding AI-2E family transporter, which gives rise to MKQTSFLSITALIISVLILWGLKEIVILFFASIIIAMALCTITGKIRDFFKIPRWISLVITIISIILISSISIVIIIPQFTSEFQELINQIPSAASKLWELSINTFLNFSELVYKDNIPDLADQSILTNKLSMIPDGASLANAVTDSITKLVGLVSNVGIGILQLIFIISVGLMITLQPQSYREVAILLVPSFYRRRARTILLRCGNALSSWMAGVLLSSICVAILVSIGLYILGIKLVIANALIAGVLNVIPNVGPTISTIFPLSVALLDTPWKSLAVLGLYIIIQNIESYVITPSIMHKQVKLLPGLTITAQFIFTIIFGPLGLLLAIPMAVVIQVFVKEIIINDILEKNIFSTKI